A region of Salvelinus alpinus chromosome 6, SLU_Salpinus.1, whole genome shotgun sequence DNA encodes the following proteins:
- the LOC139578369 gene encoding ER degradation-enhancing alpha-mannosidase-like protein 3 isoform X3 encodes MSTLLLLLLLSNLCRLGQSMSREEKLKLRNQVVEMFDHAYSNYMDHAYPADELMPLTCRGRVRGLEPSRGDVDDALGKFSLTLIDTLDTLVLLNKTTEFEEAVRRVLTDVRLDNDIVVSVFETNIRVLGGLLGGHSMAVMLKDTGYHMQWYQDELLHMAKDVGLRLLPAFNTSSGLPYPRVNLKHGIRGPESRTGTETDTCTACAGTIILEFAALSRFTGDPVFEVHARRALDFLWEKRQRNSNLVGTTINIHSGEWVRRDSGVGAGIDSYYEYLLKAYILLGDDLFLQRFNIHYASIMKYISQPPLLLDVHIHKPLLPARTWMDSLLAFFPGLQVLKGDIRPAIETHEMLYQVTKKHNFLPEAFTTDFRVHWAQHPLRPEFAESTYFLYKATKDPYYLEVGRTVLDNLNRFARVPCGFAAMKDVRTGSHEDRMDSFFLAEMFKYLFLLFAEEEDLTFNVEDYIFTTEAHLLPLSLSTAPHAPSPPANTTVQAPSLPHLSAYVKSLWSEEELDDSNFDWTCPNTRLLFPDPAFPQNLRDPIRSAVDKSCPRPAIHREPGMGRPPLKAQDFMANNPDHLELLRRMGVSLIHLKDGRVQLVQHATQAVSAVAAEDGMRFMQEMMELSSQQQKEQLPPRAVQIVSHPFFGRVVLTSGPAQFGTDLSKSITGVRGFVTVAEPYSGCAELSNAAFVQGRIALLQRGQCMFAEKARHIMKAGAIGGIVIDDNEGSSSDTAPLFQMAGDGRNTDDVTLPLLFLFYKEGNILLEALKEYREVEVLLSDKARDRGMDVQEEKEDCSTDQTSPVPAATLDQSHVRTMEQDESAPHNEEVTPEEDVGPAIKRNPEPEEEPEVDKDSSRKSVEAMMADWREDLEAFQQMEDEL; translated from the exons GACCATGCGTACCCAGCAGATGAGCTGATGCCTCTGACGTGTCGGGGGAGAGTGCGTGGGCTGGAGCCCAGTCGGGGAGACGTGGACGACGCACTGGGGAA GTTCTCTCTCACCCTCATCGATACCTTGGACACTCTAGTG CTCTTAAACAAGACGACAGAGTTTGAAGAAGCAGTGCGGAGAGTGTTGACAGATGTGCGACTGGACAATGACATCGTGGTGTCTGTCTTTGAGACCAACATCCGTGTGCTGGG AGGGCTGCTAGGGGGCCACTCCATGGCGGTGATGCTGAAGGATACAGGGTATCACATGCAGTGGTACCAGGATGAGCTGCTCCACATGGCCAAAGACGTGGGTCTCAGACTCCTGCCTGCCTTCAACACCAGCAGTGGCCTGCCTTACCCCAGG GTAAACTTGAAGCATGGCATCAGGGGTCCTGAGAGTCGGACGGGCACAGAGACGGACACCTGCACAGCTTGTGCTGGCACAATTATCCTGGAGTTCGCTGCCTTGAGTCGCTTCACTGGGGACCCTGTGTTTGAG GTCCATGCACGGAGAGCCCTCGACTTCCTGTGGGAGAAGAGGCAGAGGAATAGCAACCTGGTGGGAACAACCATCAACATCCACTCAGGAGAGTGGGTCcgcaggg ACAGCGGAGTGGGAGCAGGGATTGACTCGTATTATGAGTACCTGCTGAAGGCCTATATTCTCCTGGGAGATGACCTGTTTCTGCAGCGCTTCAACATT CACTATGCGTCTATAATGAAGTACATCAGCCAGCCTCCTCTCCTGCTGGACGTTCACATCCACAAGCCTCTGCTGCCTGCTCGCACCTGGATGGACTCCCTCCTGGCCTTCTTCCCTGGGCTGCAG GTGTTGAAGGGAGATATCCGGCCAGCCATTGAGACCCATGAGATGCTGTATCAAGTCACCAAGAAACACAACTTCCTCCCAGAG GCATTCACCACTGATTTCAGGGTACATTGGGCTCAGCATCCACTAAGACCTGAGTTTGCAGAGAGCACCTATTTCCTATACAAG GCTACCAAAGACCCCTACTACCTGGAGGTAGGCCGCACGGTGCTGGACAACCTGAACCGATTTGCCCGGGTCCCCTGTGGCTTTGCTGCCATGAAGGACGTTCGCACCGGGAGCCACGAGGACCG AATGGACTCTTTCTTCTTGGCAGAGATGTTCAAGTACCTGTTCCTTCTGTTTGCGGAAGAGGAAGATCTGACGTTTAATGTTGAGGATTATATCTTCACCACCGAGGCACACCTTCTGCCCCTGTCCCTGTCCACTGCTCCTCACGCCCCCTCTCCTCCCGCCAACACCACGGTACAGGCTCCATCTCTGCCTCATCTCTCCGCCTATGTCAAATCTCTTTGG TCAGAGGAGGAGTTGGATGACTCTAACTTTGATTGGACCTGCCCCAACACACGCCTCCTTTTCCCCGACCCCGCCTTTCCACAGAACCTCCGAGATCCAATCAGGAGTGCTGTGGACAAGAGTTGTCCCCGTCCTGCCATTCACCG TGAGCCGGGGATGGGTCGCCCacctctgaaggctcaggacttCATGGCCAACAACCCTGATCACCTGGAGCTGCTGAGGAGGATGGGAGTCAGCCTTATACACCTTAAAGACGGCAGAGTGCAGCTGGTCCAACACGCTACACAG GCGGTCAGTGCTGTGGCAGCAGAGGACGGCATGCGCTTCATGCAGGAGATGATGGAGCTGTCCAGCCAGCAGCAGAAGGAGCAGCTCCCTCCGCGCGCTGTGCAGATAGTCTCCCACCCCTTCTTCGGCAGAGTGGTGCTGACTTCTGGCCCAGCGCAGTTTGGCACAGACCTTTCCAAGAGCATCACGGGG GTTCGTGGGTTTGTGACAGTGGCTGAACCCTACAGTGGCTGTGCGGAACTGAGCAACGCTGCCTTTGTACAGGGCCGCATTGCTCTGCTGCAGCGGGGCCAATGTATGTTTGCTGAGAAGGCCAGACACATCATGAAGGCTGGGGCCATCGGAGGCATCGTCATCG ATGACAACGAGGGTAGCAGCAGTGACACTGCTCCCCTCTTCCAGATGGCCGGCGACGGCCGCAACACAGACGACGTCACTttgcccctcctcttcctcttctacaAGGAAGGCAACATCCTGTTGGAGGCTCTCAAGGAGTACAGGGAGGTGGAGGTGCTGCTGAGCGACAAGGCCAGAGACAGAG GGATGGATGttcaggaggagaaggaagattGTTCAACAGACCAAACTTCACCTGTCCCTGCAGCAACTCTCGACCAGTCACACGTGAGGACTATGGAGCAGGATGAATCAGCTCCCCACAATGAGGAAGTGACTCCTGAGGAAGATGTGGGACCTGCCATTAAGAGGAACCCTGAGCCAGAGGAGGAGCCTGAGGTTGACAAGGACTCTAGCAGAAAATCAGTGGAAGCCATGATGGCTGATTGGCGAGAGGACTTAGAAGCGTTTCAGCAGATGGAGGATGAGCTTTGA
- the LOC139578369 gene encoding ER degradation-enhancing alpha-mannosidase-like protein 3 isoform X6, translating into MSTLLLLLLLSNLCRLGQSMSREEKLKLRNQVVEMFDHAYSNYMDHAYPADELMPLTCRGRVRGLEPSRGDVDDALGKFSLTLIDTLDTLVLLNKTTEFEEAVRRVLTDVRLDNDIVVSVFETNIRVLGGLLGGHSMAVMLKDTGYHMQWYQDELLHMAKDVGLRLLPAFNTSSGLPYPRVNLKHGIRGPESRTGTETDTCTACAGTIILEFAALSRFTGDPVFEVHARRALDFLWEKRQRNSNLVGTTINIHSGEWVRRDSGVGAGIDSYYEYLLKAYILLGDDLFLQRFNIHYASIMKYISQPPLLLDVHIHKPLLPARTWMDSLLAFFPGLQVLKGDIRPAIETHEMLYQVTKKHNFLPEAFTTDFRVHWAQHPLRPEFAESTYFLYKATKDPYYLEVGRTVLDNLNRFARVPCGFAAMKDVRTGSHEDRMDSFFLAEMFKYLFLLFAEEEDLTFNVEDYIFTTEAHLLPLSLSTAPHAPSPPANTTVQAPSLPHLSAYVKSLWNLRDPIRSAVDKSCPRPAIHREPGMGRPPLKAQDFMANNPDHLELLRRMGVSLIHLKDGRVQLVQHATQAVSAVAAEDGMRFMQEMMELSSQQQKEQLPPRAVQIVSHPFFGRVVLTSGPAQFGTDLSKSITGVRGFVTVAEPYSGCAELSNAAFVQGRIALLQRGQCMFAEKARHIMKAGAIGGIVIDDNEGSSSDTAPLFQMAGDGRNTDDVTLPLLFLFYKEGNILLEALKEYREVEVLLSDKARDRAASIFKGKPLPGILLESRMDVQEEKEDCSTDQTSPVPAATLDQSHVRTMEQDESAPHNEEVTPEEDVGPAIKRNPEPEEEPEVDKDSSRKSVEAMMADWREDLEAFQQMEDEL; encoded by the exons GACCATGCGTACCCAGCAGATGAGCTGATGCCTCTGACGTGTCGGGGGAGAGTGCGTGGGCTGGAGCCCAGTCGGGGAGACGTGGACGACGCACTGGGGAA GTTCTCTCTCACCCTCATCGATACCTTGGACACTCTAGTG CTCTTAAACAAGACGACAGAGTTTGAAGAAGCAGTGCGGAGAGTGTTGACAGATGTGCGACTGGACAATGACATCGTGGTGTCTGTCTTTGAGACCAACATCCGTGTGCTGGG AGGGCTGCTAGGGGGCCACTCCATGGCGGTGATGCTGAAGGATACAGGGTATCACATGCAGTGGTACCAGGATGAGCTGCTCCACATGGCCAAAGACGTGGGTCTCAGACTCCTGCCTGCCTTCAACACCAGCAGTGGCCTGCCTTACCCCAGG GTAAACTTGAAGCATGGCATCAGGGGTCCTGAGAGTCGGACGGGCACAGAGACGGACACCTGCACAGCTTGTGCTGGCACAATTATCCTGGAGTTCGCTGCCTTGAGTCGCTTCACTGGGGACCCTGTGTTTGAG GTCCATGCACGGAGAGCCCTCGACTTCCTGTGGGAGAAGAGGCAGAGGAATAGCAACCTGGTGGGAACAACCATCAACATCCACTCAGGAGAGTGGGTCcgcaggg ACAGCGGAGTGGGAGCAGGGATTGACTCGTATTATGAGTACCTGCTGAAGGCCTATATTCTCCTGGGAGATGACCTGTTTCTGCAGCGCTTCAACATT CACTATGCGTCTATAATGAAGTACATCAGCCAGCCTCCTCTCCTGCTGGACGTTCACATCCACAAGCCTCTGCTGCCTGCTCGCACCTGGATGGACTCCCTCCTGGCCTTCTTCCCTGGGCTGCAG GTGTTGAAGGGAGATATCCGGCCAGCCATTGAGACCCATGAGATGCTGTATCAAGTCACCAAGAAACACAACTTCCTCCCAGAG GCATTCACCACTGATTTCAGGGTACATTGGGCTCAGCATCCACTAAGACCTGAGTTTGCAGAGAGCACCTATTTCCTATACAAG GCTACCAAAGACCCCTACTACCTGGAGGTAGGCCGCACGGTGCTGGACAACCTGAACCGATTTGCCCGGGTCCCCTGTGGCTTTGCTGCCATGAAGGACGTTCGCACCGGGAGCCACGAGGACCG AATGGACTCTTTCTTCTTGGCAGAGATGTTCAAGTACCTGTTCCTTCTGTTTGCGGAAGAGGAAGATCTGACGTTTAATGTTGAGGATTATATCTTCACCACCGAGGCACACCTTCTGCCCCTGTCCCTGTCCACTGCTCCTCACGCCCCCTCTCCTCCCGCCAACACCACGGTACAGGCTCCATCTCTGCCTCATCTCTCCGCCTATGTCAAATCTCTTTGG AACCTCCGAGATCCAATCAGGAGTGCTGTGGACAAGAGTTGTCCCCGTCCTGCCATTCACCG TGAGCCGGGGATGGGTCGCCCacctctgaaggctcaggacttCATGGCCAACAACCCTGATCACCTGGAGCTGCTGAGGAGGATGGGAGTCAGCCTTATACACCTTAAAGACGGCAGAGTGCAGCTGGTCCAACACGCTACACAG GCGGTCAGTGCTGTGGCAGCAGAGGACGGCATGCGCTTCATGCAGGAGATGATGGAGCTGTCCAGCCAGCAGCAGAAGGAGCAGCTCCCTCCGCGCGCTGTGCAGATAGTCTCCCACCCCTTCTTCGGCAGAGTGGTGCTGACTTCTGGCCCAGCGCAGTTTGGCACAGACCTTTCCAAGAGCATCACGGGG GTTCGTGGGTTTGTGACAGTGGCTGAACCCTACAGTGGCTGTGCGGAACTGAGCAACGCTGCCTTTGTACAGGGCCGCATTGCTCTGCTGCAGCGGGGCCAATGTATGTTTGCTGAGAAGGCCAGACACATCATGAAGGCTGGGGCCATCGGAGGCATCGTCATCG ATGACAACGAGGGTAGCAGCAGTGACACTGCTCCCCTCTTCCAGATGGCCGGCGACGGCCGCAACACAGACGACGTCACTttgcccctcctcttcctcttctacaAGGAAGGCAACATCCTGTTGGAGGCTCTCAAGGAGTACAGGGAGGTGGAGGTGCTGCTGAGCGACAAGGCCAGAGACAGAG CAGCCTCTATATTCAAAGGTAAACCTCTCCCTGGCATCCTGCTGGAAAGCA GGATGGATGttcaggaggagaaggaagattGTTCAACAGACCAAACTTCACCTGTCCCTGCAGCAACTCTCGACCAGTCACACGTGAGGACTATGGAGCAGGATGAATCAGCTCCCCACAATGAGGAAGTGACTCCTGAGGAAGATGTGGGACCTGCCATTAAGAGGAACCCTGAGCCAGAGGAGGAGCCTGAGGTTGACAAGGACTCTAGCAGAAAATCAGTGGAAGCCATGATGGCTGATTGGCGAGAGGACTTAGAAGCGTTTCAGCAGATGGAGGATGAGCTTTGA
- the LOC139578369 gene encoding ER degradation-enhancing alpha-mannosidase-like protein 3 isoform X2, producing the protein MSTLLLLLLLSNLCRLGQSMSREEKLKLRNQVVEMFDHAYSNYMDHAYPADELMPLTCRGRVRGLEPSRGDVDDALGKFSLTLIDTLDTLVLLNKTTEFEEAVRRVLTDVRLDNDIVVSVFETNIRVLGGLLGGHSMAVMLKDTGYHMQWYQDELLHMAKDVGLRLLPAFNTSSGLPYPRVNLKHGIRGPESRTGTETDTCTACAGTIILEFAALSRFTGDPVFEVHARRALDFLWEKRQRNSNLVGTTINIHSGEWVRRDSGVGAGIDSYYEYLLKAYILLGDDLFLQRFNIHYASIMKYISQPPLLLDVHIHKPLLPARTWMDSLLAFFPGLQVLKGDIRPAIETHEMLYQVTKKHNFLPEAFTTDFRVHWAQHPLRPEFAESTYFLYKATKDPYYLEVGRTVLDNLNRFARVPCGFAAMKDVRTGSHEDRMDSFFLAEMFKYLFLLFAEEEDLTFNVEDYIFTTEAHLLPLSLSTAPHAPSPPANTTVQAPSLPHLSAYVKSLWSEEELDDSNFDWTCPNTRLLFPDPAFPQNLRDPIRSAVDKSCPRPAIHREPGMGRPPLKAQDFMANNPDHLELLRRMGVSLIHLKDGRVQLVQHATQAVSAVAAEDGMRFMQEMMELSSQQQKEQLPPRAVQIVSHPFFGRVVLTSGPAQFGTDLSKSITGVRGFVTVAEPYSGCAELSNAAFVQGRIALLQRGQCMFAEKARHIMKAGAIGGIVIDDNEGSSSDTAPLFQMAGDGRNTDDVTLPLLFLFYKEGNILLEALKEYREVEVLLSDKARDRASIFKGKPLPGILLESRMDVQEEKEDCSTDQTSPVPAATLDQSHVRTMEQDESAPHNEEVTPEEDVGPAIKRNPEPEEEPEVDKDSSRKSVEAMMADWREDLEAFQQMEDEL; encoded by the exons GACCATGCGTACCCAGCAGATGAGCTGATGCCTCTGACGTGTCGGGGGAGAGTGCGTGGGCTGGAGCCCAGTCGGGGAGACGTGGACGACGCACTGGGGAA GTTCTCTCTCACCCTCATCGATACCTTGGACACTCTAGTG CTCTTAAACAAGACGACAGAGTTTGAAGAAGCAGTGCGGAGAGTGTTGACAGATGTGCGACTGGACAATGACATCGTGGTGTCTGTCTTTGAGACCAACATCCGTGTGCTGGG AGGGCTGCTAGGGGGCCACTCCATGGCGGTGATGCTGAAGGATACAGGGTATCACATGCAGTGGTACCAGGATGAGCTGCTCCACATGGCCAAAGACGTGGGTCTCAGACTCCTGCCTGCCTTCAACACCAGCAGTGGCCTGCCTTACCCCAGG GTAAACTTGAAGCATGGCATCAGGGGTCCTGAGAGTCGGACGGGCACAGAGACGGACACCTGCACAGCTTGTGCTGGCACAATTATCCTGGAGTTCGCTGCCTTGAGTCGCTTCACTGGGGACCCTGTGTTTGAG GTCCATGCACGGAGAGCCCTCGACTTCCTGTGGGAGAAGAGGCAGAGGAATAGCAACCTGGTGGGAACAACCATCAACATCCACTCAGGAGAGTGGGTCcgcaggg ACAGCGGAGTGGGAGCAGGGATTGACTCGTATTATGAGTACCTGCTGAAGGCCTATATTCTCCTGGGAGATGACCTGTTTCTGCAGCGCTTCAACATT CACTATGCGTCTATAATGAAGTACATCAGCCAGCCTCCTCTCCTGCTGGACGTTCACATCCACAAGCCTCTGCTGCCTGCTCGCACCTGGATGGACTCCCTCCTGGCCTTCTTCCCTGGGCTGCAG GTGTTGAAGGGAGATATCCGGCCAGCCATTGAGACCCATGAGATGCTGTATCAAGTCACCAAGAAACACAACTTCCTCCCAGAG GCATTCACCACTGATTTCAGGGTACATTGGGCTCAGCATCCACTAAGACCTGAGTTTGCAGAGAGCACCTATTTCCTATACAAG GCTACCAAAGACCCCTACTACCTGGAGGTAGGCCGCACGGTGCTGGACAACCTGAACCGATTTGCCCGGGTCCCCTGTGGCTTTGCTGCCATGAAGGACGTTCGCACCGGGAGCCACGAGGACCG AATGGACTCTTTCTTCTTGGCAGAGATGTTCAAGTACCTGTTCCTTCTGTTTGCGGAAGAGGAAGATCTGACGTTTAATGTTGAGGATTATATCTTCACCACCGAGGCACACCTTCTGCCCCTGTCCCTGTCCACTGCTCCTCACGCCCCCTCTCCTCCCGCCAACACCACGGTACAGGCTCCATCTCTGCCTCATCTCTCCGCCTATGTCAAATCTCTTTGG TCAGAGGAGGAGTTGGATGACTCTAACTTTGATTGGACCTGCCCCAACACACGCCTCCTTTTCCCCGACCCCGCCTTTCCACAGAACCTCCGAGATCCAATCAGGAGTGCTGTGGACAAGAGTTGTCCCCGTCCTGCCATTCACCG TGAGCCGGGGATGGGTCGCCCacctctgaaggctcaggacttCATGGCCAACAACCCTGATCACCTGGAGCTGCTGAGGAGGATGGGAGTCAGCCTTATACACCTTAAAGACGGCAGAGTGCAGCTGGTCCAACACGCTACACAG GCGGTCAGTGCTGTGGCAGCAGAGGACGGCATGCGCTTCATGCAGGAGATGATGGAGCTGTCCAGCCAGCAGCAGAAGGAGCAGCTCCCTCCGCGCGCTGTGCAGATAGTCTCCCACCCCTTCTTCGGCAGAGTGGTGCTGACTTCTGGCCCAGCGCAGTTTGGCACAGACCTTTCCAAGAGCATCACGGGG GTTCGTGGGTTTGTGACAGTGGCTGAACCCTACAGTGGCTGTGCGGAACTGAGCAACGCTGCCTTTGTACAGGGCCGCATTGCTCTGCTGCAGCGGGGCCAATGTATGTTTGCTGAGAAGGCCAGACACATCATGAAGGCTGGGGCCATCGGAGGCATCGTCATCG ATGACAACGAGGGTAGCAGCAGTGACACTGCTCCCCTCTTCCAGATGGCCGGCGACGGCCGCAACACAGACGACGTCACTttgcccctcctcttcctcttctacaAGGAAGGCAACATCCTGTTGGAGGCTCTCAAGGAGTACAGGGAGGTGGAGGTGCTGCTGAGCGACAAGGCCAGAGACAGAG CCTCTATATTCAAAGGTAAACCTCTCCCTGGCATCCTGCTGGAAAGCA GGATGGATGttcaggaggagaaggaagattGTTCAACAGACCAAACTTCACCTGTCCCTGCAGCAACTCTCGACCAGTCACACGTGAGGACTATGGAGCAGGATGAATCAGCTCCCCACAATGAGGAAGTGACTCCTGAGGAAGATGTGGGACCTGCCATTAAGAGGAACCCTGAGCCAGAGGAGGAGCCTGAGGTTGACAAGGACTCTAGCAGAAAATCAGTGGAAGCCATGATGGCTGATTGGCGAGAGGACTTAGAAGCGTTTCAGCAGATGGAGGATGAGCTTTGA